Proteins encoded within one genomic window of bacterium:
- a CDS encoding GxxExxY protein, with translation MEFDELSNRVIGCAMEVHRNLGPGRLESAYEQCLAREFSLADVNF, from the coding sequence TTGGAATTTGACGAATTATCAAATAGAGTCATAGGCTGTGCAATGGAGGTTCATCGGAATTTAGGGCCTGGCCGATTAGAATCCGCTTATGAGCAATGTCTCGCAAGAGAATTCTCATTGGCCGATGTTAATTTTGA